The DNA sequence aaggtcgcaatcccaggagcagaagaactgggaaagaacatgaaactgCTAAAgatcccaaagaaaaaaaatcctcaaaaggtttctgctaagtccaaaaggcttagccacaattgatcaatcccagggtaaaggattggttAGCCcatctcaaacggcagacggtaaaggctcgtcaagaccgttgaaggctgttgctttgccaaaaagcaaatcaaCTCCAAGtagagttataaatgtttttaattatgaactgAAAACCTTCActgatcctgtgttcagaactggcaggaggctAGCATACCATCATAAGGCAATTttagataatctcttatttgcctttcaggaaagaaacagtggcatcatgttcccagctctctttgcattagctgaagaactctatgaaaatgctagaccacagtttgaagaaattCATACACAACAGAGTGCtgtctaaaaagaaaaaatttactaCCTTGACGATCCAGAGAGTGCTAAAGTTCCTAtcatagcactaaaagaatcagattggttcGAGTTTCATGATATGATAGGAAAGCATAATGCTGAAGCATGTAtccctccaactctctttatagtcgcaggaccttatgttggaagatacttggtaaatgttcagagtgaacatccccaagaacacaagctctggcttgttgaaaatggttttgtccataatctatggaccaaaacaaatgatgatctcaaaggccTGCCAcccatcattgtcaacacagtcaaaaatgtcagaaaaaatgactgcatgTTGAGGCTAAAGTTCCGATCCACCCCTCCAGAATGGATTCAAAAGGGAAATGgggaagttgaatatatttctccatatcattatgtaaggatcattcaaagaagatatctacagcctgcctgtgttggatacaatggccagccaaattcaagcattccatggatgaaggccatgtctcTAGAATATATTAAAAAGATCAACGAAGAAGATACAagaaataccttcctggcagcaggagaaaaaataataatcactgcttacgatcatcctgacgtaatCAGCAGCgacctcttcctctctctcacgagaaaagagatagactcgacactggcatgcctATAATgggttgaaaagcttgaaagcaagaaccactacaagatgtatgttgatacagatgtcgaagataatgcaactACTGCCAGAATGGCTGGGAtggacaacaactcctttgtctttggccacaacTCAGAAACGGAcaagaacatgtgaagcagcaggtgtagaaagcaccgaaagCAACTTTAGACTTTTCCCAAAAGCTGCTttacttttcaaaaagaaagcaggtgaaaaacatttcacctaaaggaatctgcttttgccaaccgacctccatcatcaggagcactcacAAAAGCAGAAAATCatggagttgttctgtacatttttatgttttgaatttcggtttgagttccgctccctatataaggagccttAGTTTCATTTGTCGGCATCGAAAAACGGAATCGAAAAAACTTCCTCCATCAAAAACCTTCATAGAttagaaaattgagcagaagagtcttctctcaagaagtaagaaagctaTAGTAGTAATGTGTTCTTCCCTTCCTGTctagtgtgaagtagtgtgctttcctTCAAGTAAGTATATGTAATCATTctcatggatagctaaacagatttttagctgtttacctgagaatgaggctctaaATTTTAGTACgtaattatgtttgaataaataatttcagattgctcatccaccttgtcattttattttagtttgatgCTTAAGATGTTTATATCTGTTTCTACCTCTATTCCTGTACTATTTTTTAGGCTTGAACTTTTTGTTTCTTAGAAAAAATTGCGTCAGCTTAAtatagaaacaagcagcagtgattccgcctgttaaagtaaccgctAGGCAGGgtgccgttaggtgaaaaacttgggcatgttgaaggctagttttgttttttttcaagaGTTTGAACAAGTTTTCCTAAGAAAAAGCAAATGTTAATcccaaaagtcagcataggacATATTAGGCACTAGTTTATATAAGACTACCCCTATAGGTCTTTTCCTCTAAGATGTGTGTAAATTGGCACAATACAaacttgttggtgcaagtgggcaCAATACATGTGATTTCTGGGTAAACATGAATTAacccttaattttttttactgcAGTACATACAATAGAGTACACTGGCTGTTGAAGATTCACTAGTACAGACACGTAAAATTGTTATAATATATCCTGAGTGACATTTGTTCGTAGTTTGCTTAACATTTGTATACTTATGGACGTAGTGGCAGATCCAGAAATTTTTCTCAAGTAAGGCAAGATTATTAATAgacttctttttaatttgttttcaaagaaaattttctgatattttaaTTGGAGTTATAAACTTTTAAATTTGTAGCAATTACATACATGAAAATTGAAGTACAAATAGATATCACTTACTAAAACAAaattatgaaaaacaaaaagaaaaattatcaagGGGTGAAGAGAGAAGTATAGTTTATAGTTTATAAAAGTAGAAATATTATGTtatcttaaaaagaaaaaagtttaaacaaaaaattttaaagaaatacACAATTCTCTAAACTTAGTGTAGAATAGTGATGCTGATGTCACATGTACTTTGTTATATCTTTGACAAGTATTATTTATACTATATTTAAGAAAAGAGTGCCTACTCAccataattgaattttttttacttttatacccctaaaatattaaataactttATATATCTTTCTAATTGTCAGAGataaaaaagtcaaaacttaaataaataattaataagaaaatttattatttttagaaACTAACTACTTATTTCTAGACGGGTGACCATCCACTTTTCCACACTCATAGAGTGTGAACAGTTTTTAGtgttatttatatttaattgtaTTTAAATCTAATTATGACTCTTATCTCTAATTAAAGATTTCAAACTACCAGGCGGCGTCTTTATTGaagagaagaaacagaaaggaTATGCAGAGTATCGTCCCCAACCCCAGCCTCTTGCCCTccttcataaaagaattctgcaGAACCCTAAGACCAAAGAGACTTCCATAACTTATCTTAAGTTTCAAGGTTAGGCCGATGCCTAGGCTCGACCCCCCTTGAATTCGCCTCTGGACTGGACTAATATACGATCAATAAATTTTGTCTCTTTTCtctaaggaaaaaagaaaaaatggtttGGTGGAGGAGAAGTATTTTGAACTTCATAAATATGGTGATTTGTTGAAGAATATTAAACTCTATGAATTGAAACTCAATTTGAATCTCAAGTCTACTGATGTATACATGAAATGATGTACACACACTCATGATCCACAAAGGACTATTTGACTTGAATGGCACTAAAGTCCTTCATTTGGTAGGTTATTAATTGAGACCGATACAGATACCAGATCCCTGTATATCTGCTTATTCTTATGAATTGCTTGTTTTGTACGGCATCTATTTATCATCATCCAAACTTTGCTAGCTCCACCATGCAAAATATTGTCGTAGTGCGACGCGTGATTGAAAAGATATATCCAATTTCACATTGATAGGGACGATATATTGTGCCGACCATCTATCTATGTATGTTGTAGTGGCTCCTCCATTAGACCATTACTATATCAACTTGGTTATAATTAGCATATCATTATATAGTGACGACTTTAGTGAGAACACCCCACCAATCCAATCTAACATACTTTCGTGAAGAATTAATTGGAATAAGACGTTGCACCAACCACATGCATTTGGTTTTTGCTTTCCTATTTTCATGGTTCCAAAAGAATGAAGGCTTTGGCTAATTCAACTGATGAGTTGGTAAACAATAGCTATGGAGTATATAGGGGGTAATCAAGACATGATCTGACCTGCCTTTTGAACATATAGtggatgatttttaaaatgaatAGTTGATTTTAGAGAAATCACATTTCTAACTACAAATTGGGTCAGCACGAAAGAACTGAAGTAAATATTGGAATTCTATATAGGTATATATCACAATGTCAGGTACCATAAATCAAAATTCcaattttaacaaataaaaattatgaGACAATAGTTACGGTACACCTAAAGCTTTCAAATCTTCATTCCCTCTCGACCGAACATTTCCATTCATACAACTTCACgtaacatatattgaatttacTTCAAAATCTTTTGAACTAAATAACTGACCAACTTCCATTCAATCGACCTAAAAATgacttgaaaaaagaaaaggataaatTAAACAAAGAGATAATTGACTTCTAGATATATAATACCATATGATTAGAACGTTGTTCTCCTAGCAACAGCAGAGCTTCTGCTTCTTGGATACATATTCTTGTTGACATCTTCTTCACCAAATTCGCAAGCCTTGTCTTCATCAATCCTTCCAATTCCAACGCTGCGACTACGATTCATCATCGCATTATTGGCTCCGGTACTATTGATGATCTGCTGCTTTCTCCCAAGATCCTCCATATTTTTGTTATAGGCGAAAGTGCTTCTAGCAGAAGCAGCCCTCATGAGCTCTCTGTAATCATCATTGTTGCTGCTGCTTGACGACTTGACGGAGCTGGTGCTGAAGCTTCTTGGCAAAGCACTTGGGACTTGGGCGGTAGGGCAGCCCATGGCCATGCCACCATAGTCGAATCGAGTGGAGCACTCGGTCATGCTCTTGATGTAGAAATCCCTCGCCTTAATCAAAACTCTTATAGGCGCCTTCATGAACCTGCTG is a window from the Rosa chinensis cultivar Old Blush chromosome 2, RchiOBHm-V2, whole genome shotgun sequence genome containing:
- the LOC112188154 gene encoding uncharacterized protein LOC112188154; protein product: MRFCCYNYTMSNAIKSSKGSRFSRFMKAPIRVLIKARDFYIKSMTECSTRFDYGGMAMGCPTAQVPSALPRSFSTSSVKSSSSSNNDDYRELMRAASARSTFAYNKNMEDLGRKQQIINSTGANNAMMNRSRSVGIGRIDEDKACEFGEEDVNKNMYPRSRSSAVARRTTF